From the Syntrophomonadaceae bacterium genome, one window contains:
- a CDS encoding NUDIX hydrolase, which translates to MLFRKCAGGIVFFTDQVFLLQTDKKEWVLPKGAIRSSSFPSEVALKRVKEETGIQAEIIGPAGETSYEFYSFSRQQPVCNQITWFLMRSKSSDSQVAQSEGFINGGFFPIDEALEQITYSQEKSLVRISYHKMKKLLEIGA; encoded by the coding sequence ATGCTTTTTAGAAAATGCGCTGGAGGAATCGTGTTTTTTACTGACCAGGTCTTTCTTTTGCAGACTGATAAAAAAGAGTGGGTTTTACCGAAAGGCGCTATCCGCTCAAGCAGTTTTCCCAGTGAAGTCGCACTGAAAAGAGTAAAAGAAGAAACAGGAATCCAGGCTGAAATAATCGGCCCTGCCGGGGAAACAAGCTACGAGTTTTACTCGTTTTCACGTCAGCAACCGGTATGTAACCAAATCACCTGGTTTCTTATGAGATCTAAAAGCAGCGATTCTCAAGTGGCGCAGTCCGAAGGGTTTATTAATGGAGGCTTTTTCCCGATTGATGAAGCATTAGAACAGATTACCTACAGTCAGGAAAAATCCCTCGTTCGCATATCATATCATAAAATGAAAAAACTGCTGGAAATCGGGGCATAA
- the miaB gene encoding tRNA (N6-isopentenyl adenosine(37)-C2)-methylthiotransferase MiaB, producing the protein MNEHDSEVISGILEQLGYQPALNELEADLILLNTCCIREKAEHKVYGKLGEFRKLKSKNPALLIGVCGCMAQQPEIAENIRKRAPYVDIIFGTHNVHRLPELIAKARDLNSPIIEVWEEEGPIIEELPIKRVPGIKGYITITYGCNNFCTYCIVPYVRGRERSRLPHDIIREASQLACEGYLEVMLLGQNVNSYGKDLHDRIDFAGLLKQINDVPGLQWIRYMTSHPKDFSDRLIDISASLPKVCEHYHLPVQSGSNNILKKMNRGYLRESYLELIEKVRSRVTDACITTDIIVGFPGETEKDFADTMDLVERARFDAAYTFIFSPRENTPAASMTEQVEDSVKRERFNSLIKLQNDISLEKNTKLEGQTIQVLVESQSKNNKSILTGRTRTNKIVNFAGSKELIGQIVPVWIAKAKTWSLDGQLIPEKPWRENHG; encoded by the coding sequence ATGAATGAACATGATTCAGAGGTAATCTCAGGCATATTAGAGCAATTAGGCTATCAGCCGGCATTAAACGAATTGGAAGCAGATTTAATATTACTCAATACATGTTGTATAAGGGAAAAGGCTGAACATAAAGTATACGGCAAACTAGGTGAATTTCGAAAATTAAAGAGCAAAAACCCTGCTCTTCTAATTGGAGTATGTGGATGCATGGCACAGCAACCTGAGATTGCTGAAAACATCCGCAAAAGGGCTCCTTATGTTGACATAATATTCGGCACTCATAATGTCCATCGCTTACCGGAATTAATTGCGAAGGCAAGGGATTTAAACAGTCCAATTATTGAAGTGTGGGAGGAAGAAGGCCCGATTATCGAGGAACTTCCCATAAAACGCGTGCCCGGTATAAAGGGCTATATAACCATTACGTATGGCTGCAATAACTTTTGCACTTACTGCATTGTGCCTTATGTGAGGGGCCGGGAACGAAGCAGATTGCCGCACGACATCATCCGCGAAGCATCTCAGTTAGCATGCGAAGGGTACCTGGAAGTGATGCTATTAGGTCAAAACGTAAATTCCTACGGGAAAGATCTGCATGACAGAATTGATTTCGCCGGACTGCTAAAACAAATAAATGATGTTCCGGGGCTACAGTGGATTAGATATATGACCTCCCACCCAAAGGATTTTAGCGACAGGCTGATCGATATTAGTGCCAGTCTGCCAAAGGTGTGTGAGCATTATCACCTGCCTGTTCAATCTGGAAGTAATAATATCTTAAAAAAGATGAACCGTGGTTACCTCAGGGAATCATATCTGGAATTAATTGAAAAAGTACGCAGCCGAGTAACTGATGCATGTATTACAACTGATATTATCGTTGGCTTTCCTGGAGAAACAGAAAAAGATTTTGCGGATACCATGGACCTGGTAGAAAGGGCACGCTTTGATGCAGCTTATACATTTATCTTTTCCCCGCGTGAGAATACTCCTGCCGCCAGCATGACAGAACAAGTGGAAGACAGCGTAAAAAGGGAGAGGTTTAATAGCCTGATTAAATTGCAGAATGACATTTCTCTTGAGAAGAATACAAAGCTGGAAGGGCAAACAATTCAGGTTCTGGTTGAGAGCCAGAGCAAAAATAATAAATCTATTCTGACAGGAAGGACCAGGACTAATAAAATAGTAAATTTCGCTGGCTCAAAGGAGTTAATAGGACAAATAGTACCTGTCTGGATTGCAAAAGCCAAAACCTGGAGTTTAGACGGCCAACTTATCCCTGAAAAACCCTGGAGGGAAAACCATGGTTGA
- the mutS gene encoding DNA mismatch repair protein MutS: MVEITPMMRQYKEIKSKHLNEVLLFRLGDFYEMFFDDAITASKILEIALTSREGGGCRVPMCGIPVHAANNYIARLLDNGCRVAICEQVEDASQSRGLVKREVVKVITPGTVVDLGILEEKRNNYLLAIAAMDNSFGVAYCDISTGDFSAITIPFRRIDLLTSELHRIQPKEVLVFGLTTKEKDELLKVLRNANIALAQNNEPVSKEEVLSLIYSCDLFSSNAVMTIPGQESAAFAAGLVLKYLLATQKQLPKHLSKLFFNRMESCMLLDHNTFRNLEITETLRSRSKTGSLLGVLDFTKTSMGGRKLRQWIERPLLNCAEITHRLSLVKELTENIFFRNNLAAVLNDIYDLERLIAKVSLATANGRDLVALMTSLQKVPRLIDIIGNSASEKFSSFISRIDVLEDIALLIEETLVQNPPVTIREGGLIRSGYNSEVDHMRELSSKAKEWLLDLEQKEKNASGIRSLKISYNRVFGYYFEVTKANLNSIPTHFLRKQTLANAERFVTNELKDLENQILGASERLVILEHQLFCELRDHVSSACFRVKQTAQVVAELDCLFSLAEAAVRNNYVMPEVNSEKAIKILAGRHPVIEKTLVDHEFVPNDVLLDQWSNNILIITGPNMAGKSTFMRQTALIVLMAQTGSFVPANTASIGVVDGIFTRVGATDDLTAGKSTFMVEMSETADILRWATANSLILLDEIGRGTSTYDGISIAQAVLEYIHDNIRAKVLFSTHYHELTALDNYLSRVKNYSMAIKEQGQDITFLRKVTPGRASRSYGINVAKLSGLPLQVIQRANDILFLLESAEKEIAVSHNNFENEIYIQPKIFSEEDASRNEVLSEIMTIEIPHLTPLEALCFLDRMQNKLKGRIL; the protein is encoded by the coding sequence ATGGTTGAAATTACACCGATGATGCGCCAATATAAAGAAATCAAGAGCAAACACCTGAACGAGGTTTTATTATTTCGGCTCGGGGATTTTTATGAAATGTTTTTTGATGATGCTATCACAGCCTCAAAGATATTGGAAATTGCCCTGACATCGAGAGAAGGGGGCGGCTGCCGGGTACCAATGTGTGGCATCCCAGTTCATGCGGCAAATAACTATATTGCTCGATTATTGGATAACGGTTGCCGGGTAGCCATCTGTGAACAGGTGGAGGACGCCAGCCAGTCCCGTGGTTTGGTCAAGAGAGAAGTAGTTAAAGTTATTACTCCCGGAACAGTAGTTGACTTGGGAATCCTGGAAGAGAAAAGAAATAATTATTTATTAGCAATTGCCGCCATGGATAATTCCTTTGGGGTCGCATATTGCGACATTTCTACCGGAGATTTTTCAGCTATCACAATACCTTTCAGGAGAATTGATCTTCTTACCAGTGAGCTGCACAGGATTCAACCAAAAGAAGTCCTGGTATTTGGTTTAACAACTAAAGAAAAGGACGAATTGCTAAAGGTGCTTAGGAACGCAAACATAGCCCTGGCTCAGAATAATGAACCTGTGTCAAAAGAAGAAGTACTATCATTAATATATTCCTGTGATCTATTTTCATCTAATGCTGTGATGACCATTCCCGGCCAGGAATCCGCGGCTTTTGCTGCTGGATTAGTCTTGAAATATCTTTTAGCAACTCAAAAACAATTGCCCAAACACTTAAGCAAACTGTTTTTTAACAGGATGGAATCTTGCATGTTGCTTGACCACAACACCTTTAGAAATTTAGAGATTACTGAAACCCTAAGATCCAGATCAAAAACAGGCAGCCTTTTAGGAGTTCTTGATTTCACCAAAACATCGATGGGCGGACGAAAGCTTCGCCAATGGATAGAGAGGCCCCTGTTAAACTGTGCTGAAATCACACATCGTCTTAGCCTTGTAAAAGAGCTGACAGAAAACATCTTCTTTCGTAATAACTTGGCAGCGGTATTAAACGATATCTATGATTTGGAAAGGCTAATAGCAAAAGTTTCTTTGGCTACTGCAAATGGAAGAGACCTGGTAGCATTAATGACATCCCTACAAAAAGTACCCAGATTGATTGACATAATTGGTAATAGTGCAAGCGAGAAGTTTTCATCTTTTATAAGTAGAATTGATGTATTAGAAGATATTGCACTTTTAATCGAAGAGACCCTGGTCCAAAATCCCCCTGTTACAATTAGAGAAGGCGGCCTGATTAGATCAGGCTATAATTCCGAGGTTGATCACATGCGGGAACTGTCCTCTAAAGCAAAAGAATGGCTGCTTGATCTTGAGCAAAAAGAGAAAAACGCCTCTGGGATTAGATCGCTAAAAATTAGTTACAATAGAGTATTTGGCTATTATTTTGAGGTGACCAAGGCAAACCTGAACAGCATACCCACGCATTTCCTGCGCAAGCAGACCCTGGCTAATGCCGAACGATTTGTGACAAATGAATTAAAAGACTTGGAAAATCAAATTCTAGGTGCTTCAGAACGCCTGGTAATTTTAGAACACCAGCTTTTTTGCGAACTAAGAGATCATGTAAGCAGTGCTTGTTTTAGGGTAAAACAAACTGCTCAAGTTGTGGCCGAATTAGATTGTCTATTTAGCCTGGCTGAGGCCGCAGTCAGGAATAACTACGTCATGCCGGAAGTAAATTCTGAAAAAGCAATTAAAATTCTTGCGGGCCGACACCCGGTGATAGAAAAGACTTTGGTTGACCATGAGTTTGTACCTAATGATGTCCTGCTTGACCAATGGAGCAACAATATTTTAATTATTACCGGTCCCAATATGGCAGGAAAATCCACTTTCATGCGACAGACGGCCTTAATAGTATTAATGGCTCAAACAGGCAGCTTCGTTCCGGCTAATACTGCATCCATTGGAGTTGTTGACGGGATTTTTACCCGCGTAGGGGCAACTGATGACCTGACGGCAGGCAAATCCACTTTTATGGTTGAAATGTCTGAAACAGCCGATATTCTGCGATGGGCTACCGCTAACAGTTTGATTTTACTGGATGAAATAGGGCGGGGCACGAGTACCTATGATGGAATCAGTATTGCCCAAGCAGTTTTGGAGTATATACATGACAATATCAGGGCAAAGGTGTTATTCTCAACTCATTACCACGAGTTAACAGCTCTGGATAATTACTTATCCAGAGTTAAGAACTATTCAATGGCAATTAAAGAACAAGGCCAGGATATCACCTTCTTGCGGAAGGTTACTCCAGGCAGAGCAAGTCGAAGTTATGGAATTAACGTGGCAAAACTATCTGGCTTGCCTTTGCAAGTGATTCAGCGAGCGAATGACATTTTATTTTTATTAGAAAGTGCAGAAAAGGAAATCGCTGTCTCCCACAATAATTTTGAAAATGAAATATATATTCAGCCAAAAATATTTTCCGAAGAAGACGCTAGCAGAAATGAAGTTCTGTCTGAAATTATGACAATTGAAATTCCTCACCTCACACCACTGGAAGCCCTTTGCTTTCTGGATAGGATGCAAAATAAATTAAAAGGGAGAATCCTTTAA
- the mutL gene encoding DNA mismatch repair endonuclease MutL: MPPIIQLLGREVIEKVAAGEVIERPASVIKELVENSLDASSTRISVEIQGGGIDLIKVSDNGIGILRDELVLAFTRHATSKITTLEDLYRLNTLGFRGEALSSIAAVAKVQASSRRYDKLEGYKILIEHHIKTEIAPVGMPIGTSIIAKDLFYNTPARRKFLKSPSRETSIITDLIERFVLTHPSVGFSYIADGREVLITPEGKTMRAAAGYVYNPGLAQQLIEFYFQDDKLEIRGLISPPWNWKTNKSYYTAVVNKRYIKNRLINQAVEEAWGGPGDTSKYPVFILHLSMPPDFFDVNVHPQKTEIKFVEENKVYDAVFKSIRSAMQNIKPAKEANDFRTVIYEIPFSAGKQSKIKDVNGPRYAPNSKDNNDDPVVLSQDSFFSSSFIEADNNSPHAKSMTKTLPGNTIELLQPIGQLHGRYLLAEGGEGLYIIDPHAAHERILYEKYISESQQSGAITCHNLLIPETVTLNTLETQLLIESLPKLSRLGFTIEYFGNTTFVIRAVPTGLDCRKGEVFDLITRLITSKHQIASEDFFIEGLKMLACTHAIKLGKPISHEEWVYFLEKLSNCKEPYHCPHGRPTIILLNHKELTTRFLRQ; this comes from the coding sequence ATGCCGCCCATTATTCAGTTGCTTGGAAGGGAAGTAATTGAAAAAGTTGCAGCTGGGGAGGTAATTGAAAGACCAGCATCTGTTATTAAAGAATTAGTTGAGAACTCCTTGGATGCCAGCAGTACTAGAATATCCGTAGAAATCCAGGGAGGGGGAATTGATCTAATTAAAGTAAGTGATAACGGGATCGGGATCCTTCGTGATGAATTGGTTCTTGCCTTTACGCGCCATGCAACAAGTAAAATAACTACACTAGAGGACTTATACCGGTTAAATACCCTGGGGTTTCGCGGTGAGGCATTATCCAGTATTGCTGCTGTGGCTAAGGTTCAGGCATCTTCTAGAAGATATGATAAACTTGAGGGATATAAAATATTAATTGAACATCATATTAAAACTGAAATCGCTCCTGTAGGTATGCCTATTGGAACAAGCATTATTGCAAAGGATCTCTTTTACAATACTCCTGCCCGAAGAAAATTTTTAAAAAGCCCTAGTCGAGAAACCAGCATCATTACTGACTTAATTGAACGGTTTGTGCTAACCCATCCCAGCGTCGGCTTCAGCTATATTGCCGATGGGAGGGAAGTGTTGATTACCCCTGAAGGAAAGACTATGCGAGCAGCTGCCGGCTATGTATATAATCCTGGTCTAGCACAACAACTTATTGAGTTCTATTTTCAGGATGACAAGTTGGAAATAAGAGGCTTAATATCTCCTCCGTGGAACTGGAAGACAAATAAAAGCTACTATACAGCCGTTGTAAATAAAAGGTATATAAAAAACCGGCTCATTAATCAAGCAGTAGAGGAAGCTTGGGGTGGTCCAGGAGATACAAGCAAATACCCGGTCTTCATCCTGCACCTTTCGATGCCCCCTGATTTTTTTGACGTTAACGTTCATCCCCAAAAAACAGAGATAAAATTTGTTGAAGAAAACAAAGTTTATGATGCTGTCTTCAAGTCGATCAGGTCGGCAATGCAAAATATAAAGCCAGCTAAAGAAGCAAATGACTTCCGCACTGTTATTTATGAAATCCCTTTTTCAGCTGGAAAACAATCTAAAATAAAGGACGTTAATGGGCCAAGATATGCCCCAAATTCAAAAGATAACAACGATGACCCCGTAGTTCTCTCGCAGGACTCGTTTTTTTCATCTAGTTTCATCGAAGCTGATAATAACAGCCCTCATGCAAAGAGTATGACTAAAACCTTGCCTGGTAATACTATCGAATTATTACAGCCCATTGGACAGCTTCATGGTAGATATCTTTTAGCCGAAGGAGGGGAAGGTTTATATATAATTGATCCTCATGCCGCCCATGAACGAATTCTTTATGAAAAATATATCTCTGAAAGCCAACAATCGGGGGCAATTACCTGCCATAATCTTCTTATTCCAGAAACCGTTACATTGAATACATTAGAAACCCAATTATTAATTGAATCTCTTCCTAAATTATCTCGGCTCGGCTTTACAATTGAATACTTTGGAAATACAACTTTTGTTATCAGAGCTGTTCCAACCGGGTTAGATTGCCGTAAAGGAGAAGTCTTTGATTTAATCACCCGGTTGATTACGTCCAAACATCAGATAGCATCTGAAGATTTTTTTATTGAAGGCCTGAAAATGCTTGCATGTACTCATGCAATTAAACTCGGAAAACCAATAAGCCATGAGGAATGGGTTTATTTTTTAGAGAAACTAAGTAACTGCAAAGAACCTTACCACTGCCCCCATGGACGTCCTACAATTATATTGCTAAACCACAAAGAATTAACGACACGTTTTTTAAGGCAATAA
- the miaA gene encoding tRNA (adenosine(37)-N6)-dimethylallyltransferase MiaA, with the protein MHLKNPLIIIIGPTAVGKSSVGVELAAKINAEIISGDSMQIYKGMDIGTAKIKIKDQFASNGFFIPHHLVDILEPDQPFSVSDFQLLARRLIKSIQKRGKKPLIVGGTGLYIQSIIDKYIFMPQHDELLIKIRKDLQQKLAEKGNLALYDELQKTDPIAAEKIHINDAKRIIRALETFHLTGHRLSDNWLLKSPGYQSEYNPLSIIGLTMSRDELYQRINARVDQMITDGLVGEVHELLVKGYHENFKSMQSIGYKEICSYLKGEYSLENAISQIKMATRRFAKRQLTWFLKDKRIKWFNVLNYRSVPEIVSEIDQHLGGQHPTM; encoded by the coding sequence ATACACTTGAAAAACCCCTTAATTATAATAATCGGGCCAACAGCTGTCGGCAAAAGCAGCGTCGGAGTCGAACTTGCTGCAAAAATTAATGCTGAAATAATTTCCGGAGATTCAATGCAAATTTATAAAGGAATGGATATTGGCACTGCCAAGATAAAAATCAAGGATCAATTTGCCTCAAACGGTTTTTTTATTCCCCACCATCTAGTCGATATTTTGGAACCCGATCAGCCATTTAGCGTTTCAGACTTCCAACTCTTAGCAAGGCGCCTTATCAAGAGTATCCAGAAAAGGGGCAAAAAACCATTAATAGTAGGAGGAACCGGTTTATATATTCAATCAATAATAGACAAATATATTTTCATGCCCCAACATGATGAGCTCTTAATAAAAATCAGGAAAGATCTGCAGCAAAAACTGGCTGAAAAGGGCAACCTAGCCCTATACGATGAATTGCAGAAAACTGACCCCATTGCAGCCGAAAAAATACATATTAATGATGCAAAGCGCATTATTCGGGCATTAGAAACTTTTCACCTAACAGGACACAGGCTATCAGACAACTGGCTTTTAAAGTCTCCAGGTTATCAAAGCGAGTATAATCCTTTATCTATAATAGGCTTAACCATGAGCAGAGATGAGCTTTATCAAAGAATAAATGCCCGGGTAGATCAGATGATAACAGATGGGCTGGTAGGGGAGGTGCATGAATTATTAGTAAAAGGATATCATGAAAATTTTAAATCCATGCAATCTATCGGCTATAAAGAAATCTGCAGTTACCTTAAAGGGGAATACAGTCTTGAGAATGCTATTTCGCAAATCAAGATGGCAACACGACGTTTTGCCAAAAGACAGCTAACCTGGTTTTTAAAAGATAAGCGGATTAAATGGTTTAATGTCTTAAATTATCGAAGTGTGCCCGAAATTGTTTCTGAAATTGATCAACACCTTGGAGGACAACATCCAACTATGTAG
- the hfq gene encoding RNA chaperone Hfq: protein MTNRQLNLQDAFLNQVRKENIPVTLYLVNGFQLKGMVKGFDNFTVVLEVEGKQQMVYKHAISTLMPLKAVNLMLEQKP from the coding sequence ATGACTAATCGTCAACTAAATTTACAAGATGCTTTTCTAAATCAGGTTCGGAAAGAAAACATTCCCGTTACCCTGTATCTTGTAAATGGGTTTCAGTTAAAAGGCATGGTGAAAGGATTTGATAACTTTACTGTTGTGCTGGAAGTTGAAGGCAAACAACAAATGGTGTATAAACATGCCATTTCAACTTTAATGCCTTTGAAGGCTGTTAATTTGATGCTTGAGCAAAAGCCATAA
- a CDS encoding methionine gamma-lyase family protein, with amino-acid sequence METLVDRTDLEIEPNLDPVDKLSFANHQKVLKCFQDLKVSTLDFHGSTGYGYGDLGKEKLDRLWARIVGSEAALVRPQIVSGTHAIALCFYAILRPGDRLVIATGKPYDTLLNIIGKREDPHKNSLLAMGIDVVEAGLNPEGTLDLEAIRRALTKKTRMIFIQRSRGYSWRNSICIEQIEALIYFAKKINSNIITLVDNCYGEFVELVEPTGVGADLIAGSMIKNPGGTLAPGGGYVAGRTDYVQLVGERLTAPGISSIGSWEAGYRQFYQGLFFAPMIVGQAVKGAIWTSSLMGKIGFQVSPRPEEKRTDIIQGIMLQNPDAVIAFCTGLQKGSPIDSFLLPEPSSMPGYNDKIIMAGGTFVQGSTLELSADGPIRPPYAVYLQGGISLSYIKLGVLSAIKHMIEKDLLRLDQH; translated from the coding sequence CTGGAAACACTGGTAGACAGAACAGATCTGGAGATAGAGCCCAATCTTGACCCTGTTGACAAGCTGTCATTTGCAAATCATCAGAAGGTATTAAAATGTTTTCAGGATTTAAAAGTCTCCACACTTGATTTTCATGGCTCTACAGGCTATGGTTATGGCGATTTGGGCAAAGAAAAACTCGATCGGCTTTGGGCTAGAATAGTAGGCAGCGAAGCCGCTCTCGTACGCCCGCAAATAGTCTCAGGCACCCATGCTATAGCCCTTTGTTTTTACGCGATTTTAAGACCAGGTGATCGGCTTGTTATTGCAACAGGGAAACCGTATGATACCTTATTAAACATAATAGGAAAGAGAGAAGACCCCCACAAAAATTCTTTACTGGCAATGGGGATTGATGTTGTAGAGGCAGGCCTTAACCCGGAGGGTACACTCGATCTGGAGGCTATCAGACGGGCTTTAACCAAAAAAACTAGAATGATCTTTATTCAACGTTCACGGGGATATTCATGGCGAAATTCAATTTGCATAGAACAGATCGAAGCGCTGATCTACTTTGCCAAAAAAATTAACTCAAATATAATTACATTGGTGGATAATTGTTACGGGGAGTTTGTGGAACTAGTGGAGCCAACTGGGGTTGGAGCGGATCTGATTGCTGGCTCTATGATTAAAAACCCTGGAGGCACATTGGCCCCCGGCGGGGGGTACGTTGCCGGGCGAACAGATTACGTCCAACTGGTTGGTGAAAGGCTGACAGCACCGGGAATAAGCTCTATTGGTTCGTGGGAAGCAGGGTATCGACAATTCTATCAAGGGCTCTTTTTTGCTCCGATGATTGTAGGACAAGCAGTAAAAGGGGCAATTTGGACTTCTTCGCTGATGGGTAAAATTGGTTTTCAGGTGTCGCCTCGACCTGAAGAAAAACGTACTGATATTATTCAGGGAATAATGCTCCAAAATCCTGACGCAGTAATAGCCTTTTGTACTGGGCTGCAAAAAGGCTCCCCAATTGATTCATTCCTCCTGCCGGAACCGTCATCTATGCCAGGCTACAACGACAAAATTATAATGGCAGGAGGAACTTTTGTGCAAGGTTCTACTTTAGAATTAAGTGCCGACGGCCCAATTCGCCCTCCTTATGCTGTTTATCTGCAGGGAGGCATTTCTCTCAGCTATATCAAGCTAGGTGTATTATCTGCTATAAAGCATATGATCGAAAAAGATTTGCTCCGTTTAGATCAACACTAA
- the lexA gene encoding transcriptional repressor LexA, with translation MLDDLTGRQNAILDFIKREIRVRGYPPSVREIGEAVGLSSSSTVHNHLSQLEQKGYIRRDPTKPRAIEVLEDDWSCIKREFVSVPLVGRITAGEPILAAQNIEEVFPIPYGLIRNTDVFMLSVQGESMIEAGIRDGDLLFIRRQNYASNGDIVAALLDEDATIKTFYKENDYIRLQPENSHMQPIIVKDVKILGKVIGVFRLL, from the coding sequence ATTTTGGATGATTTGACAGGCCGGCAAAATGCAATATTAGACTTTATTAAGAGAGAAATACGGGTTCGCGGATACCCTCCTTCAGTCCGGGAAATTGGGGAGGCTGTTGGACTAAGCTCAAGTTCAACCGTCCATAACCATTTATCCCAACTGGAGCAAAAAGGTTATATTCGCCGGGATCCTACTAAACCCAGGGCAATTGAAGTATTAGAGGATGATTGGAGTTGTATTAAGAGAGAGTTTGTTTCTGTCCCCTTGGTAGGCAGAATTACTGCCGGGGAGCCGATTCTAGCTGCTCAGAATATCGAAGAAGTGTTTCCGATACCCTATGGCCTGATCAGAAATACTGATGTTTTTATGTTATCTGTTCAGGGAGAAAGTATGATTGAGGCCGGGATTCGTGATGGGGACCTTTTATTCATTAGAAGGCAGAATTATGCAAGTAACGGTGATATTGTGGCGGCATTATTGGACGAAGATGCTACTATTAAAACATTTTATAAAGAAAATGACTATATCCGGCTACAGCCGGAAAATAGCCATATGCAACCAATAATCGTTAAAGACGTTAAGATATTGGGAAAGGTGATTGGTGTCTTTCGTCTGCTGTAA
- a CDS encoding LysM peptidoglycan-binding domain-containing protein, producing the protein MVKYTIRKTNLIKLKIILVILALAVFLAIDAAATSTRKEVFVVDMAQHTKVIVRPGESLWKIARTHGNPRHDIRKVIYEIQKINQLQSATIHPGQIILVPQELSK; encoded by the coding sequence ATGGTAAAGTATACTATCAGAAAAACCAATCTCATCAAGCTTAAAATAATTCTGGTAATATTAGCTTTAGCGGTGTTTTTGGCAATAGATGCCGCTGCGACCTCAACCAGGAAAGAGGTTTTTGTAGTGGATATGGCTCAGCACACCAAAGTTATAGTGCGTCCAGGAGAGTCTTTATGGAAGATTGCAAGAACTCATGGCAACCCCAGGCATGATATTAGAAAGGTTATTTATGAAATTCAAAAAATTAATCAGCTGCAGTCTGCAACTATTCACCCAGGCCAAATAATCCTGGTTCCACAAGAATTATCTAAATAA